The genomic window CGGCGTCGCGCTCCTCGGCGAGCTCGGCGACCGTGGCGTCGATCCGGCCGCGGCTGAAGTCGTCGATCTCCAGGCCCTGGACGATCTCCCACTTGCCGTCGGAGACGGTGACGGGGAAGGAGGAGATCAGGCCCTCCGGCACGCCGTAGGAGCCGTCGGAGCAGACCGACATCGACACCCAGTTGCCCTCGGGGCTGCCCAGCGCCCAGTCGCGGGCGTGGTCGACGGTCGCGGAGGCGGCCGAGGCCGCCGACGACGCGCCACGGGCCTCGATGATGGCCGCGCCACGCTTGGCGACGGTCGGGATGAAGGTGTTCTCCAACCAGTCCTGGTCGCCGACGGTCTCGGCGGCGTTCTTCCCGCCCACCTCGGCGTGGAAGAGGTCCGGGTACTGGGTCGCGGAGTGGTTGCCCCAGATCGTCATCTTCGTGATGTCGGTGACCGGCACGTCCAGCTTGCTCGAGAGCTGGCTGATGGCGCGGTTGTGGTCGAGGCGGGTCAGCGCGGAGAACTGCTCGTCGGGGATGTCCGGTGCGTTGTTCATCGCGATCAGGGCGTTGGTGTTGGCCGGGTTGCCGGTGATCGTCACGTGGACGTCGTCGGCCGCGACCTTGTTCAGCGCGGCGCCCTGCGGGGCGAAGATGCCGCCGTTGGCCTCCAGGAGGTCACCGCGCTCCATGCCCGGGCCGCGGGGGCGGGCGCCGACGAGCAGGGCGTGGTTGACGCCGTCGAAGACCTTCTCCGGGTCGTCGCCGATCTCGACTCCGGCCAGCGTCGGGAAGGCGCAGTCGTCGAGCTCCATGACGACACCCTCCAGTGCCTTCAGGGCCGGGGTGATCTCCAGCAGTCGGAGCTCGACGGGGGTGTCGGGACCGAAGAGAGATCCGCTGGCGATGCGGAAGAGGAGGCTGTAGCCGATCTGGCCTGCTGCGCCGGTGACGGCGACCTTGACGGGAGTGGTGCTCACGAGATCTCGTACCCCTTCGTGCGGGTGTTGGGGAGCAGTTGACGGGTCCGACCCTACTCCGCGGAGGAGTCGTAGGGACACCGCGTCCTAGGACAGGACGATCAGGGCGATCGGGTCGGTGGTCGGCTGCTCCGAGCCGCCCGCCGGCTCGACGGTGACGCCGACCCCCTTCGCCTGACTGACGTCGCCGTCGAGGACCATCTCACCGTCGGTCCCGGTCATCACGCCGGCCGGGACCATGTTGCCCTCCTCGTTCTGCAGCCAGGCCTGGTAGGCATGCCCCTCGCCGGGATCCGCCAGGCCTTCGACCTGCAGTACCGCCTCGCCCATGTTCTCGCTGCGGGTGACGGCGATCGTGGCGCCGCCGGTGGTCTCGGCCTGCCAGGTGCGGGCATCCGGTGCCGAGGCGATCTGCTCGGTGACGCTGGTGGTCGTCTGCTCGACGACCTGCCAGGTGACGCCACCGCCGACGACGAGCGCTGCTGCTGCGGCGAGGCCGACTGCCCATCGACGGCGCCGAAGCGCGCCGTCCTGAGGTGCGACGGAGGAGCCTCGAAGGGGCACCACGCGGGCGTGTGCGGGCTGCTGGCGGTCGGGCACGGCCGGTGTCACCTCCGCCTGCTGGACGGCGACCGGTGGGTCCTGCCGAGTCCGGGCCGCCTGGTCGAGGATGCTCTCGCGCAGCGAGGGGGGCGGTTCGCTCGCGACCGTCTCGGCGAGCAGCGGGACCACCTCGCGCAGCGAGTCGACCTCGTCACGGCAGGTCGGGCAGCGACGCAGATGCATCTCGAAGTCCGCACGTTCCTGCTCGGTGAGGGCATCGAGCACGTAGGCGCCGGAGAGGCTGTGCAGGTCTTCGCTCATGAGGTCACTCCCAACTGGTCTCGTAGGCGGATCAACCCGTCCCGGATGCGGGTCTTGGCGGTGCCGAGGGGTAGGTCCAACAGGCTGGCCACCTCGCGGTGGGTGTACCCACCGAGATAGGCCAGACTCACGGCCTCCCGTTGTGCGTCCGTCAGCTCGTGGAGGGCGGTGCGCACGCGGTGGGCCTCCAATCTCTCGGTCGCCTTCTCGGCTGTCGCGTCGTAGTGGATGTCGCGGGTACGGGCTTCCCAGGTCTCGTCCCGCGCGGTGGCCGACTGACTGCTGCGGACCCGGTCGACGGCCCGTCGGTGGGCCAGGGTCATCAGCCAGGCATAGGGCGACCCCTTCGCCGGGTCGAAGGAGCTGGCGCGTCGCCAGACCTCGAGGTACACCTCTTGGGTGACCTCCTCGGCCTGGGACGGGTTGCGCAGCACCCGCAGCACGAGGCCGTGGACCCTCGCCGACGTGTCGTCGTAGACACGGGCGAAGGCGGCGTCATCCCCTTTGGCCGTGGCCCGGAGCGTGGCAGTGAGCCGGTCGGACTCCGTGACCCCTGACGCCGTCGCGCTTGCGGAGGCGGCACCGGTGGCGCCGTCGCCGTCGTTCTTGCTGGGGAAAGGGGTCACGGAACCCATCATGCGTGATCGATCACTTCGCTGTGGGCATCAGCACGCCGTCGATGATGTACACCGTGGCGTTGGCGGTCTGCACGTTGCCGCAGACGACCTGCGCATCCCCGACGGTGAAGTCCTCGTCCGACCCCTCGACAGTGACCTCGTCGCCGGCGAGTGTCGAGTGGGTGCCGGCCAGGTCCTCCGGCGCGAGGCGCCCCTCGACGACGTGGTGGGTCAGGACCGTGGAGAGCAGGCCCTTCGGGTCGTTCATGGCCTTGTCGAGCGTGGCCGGATCCATGGCGTCGAACGCGTCGTTGGTCGGCGCGAAGACCGTGATGTCCTCGGCGGAGTCGAGCGTCGAGGCGAGCTCGGCCTTCTTCACCGCGCCCACGAGGGTGCTCAGCGCCGGGTTGTTGCCGGCCGCGGTGGCCACGGGGTCCTCGGCCATGCCGTCGAAGGATCCCTTGCCGTCCTCGGGCACGGCGGCGCAGCCATCGCCGAAGGGTGCGGACGCGGTCATGGCGTCATCTCCCTCCATGCCCTCCGAGCTCTCGGAGGTCATGGATTCGGAGGAGCTGGTGGAGTCGGAGGCATTGGTGCCGGAGTCCCCGTCCGAGCCGCAGGCGGTCAGGGCGAAGGGGAGGGCAACGGCGGCGAACGTCGCGGCCAAGCGCGTGGTGGTCCTGGGGTTCATCGGGTGCCTCCAAAGGCGTTGTGGGAGTGTGCATCTGGAGTTCGGAGCAGTGCGCATGGTCGGATTGGTCAGCCGACGGTGACTGCGAGGGAGTGCAGTCCCGTGGCCCCTGAGGGGAAGGGGTTGGCCGTGTCGGTCGTCTGCACCGCGCCGGTTCTGTCGGTGGCCCGCACGGTGAGGTCGTGGCGCCCGTCGGTGGCGTCCCAGGGCAGGAACCACTGGCGCCAGCAGTCGATGTCCGCCTCGGCGCCCAGGGTGGCCCGCTGCCACGGACCGTCGTCGACGCGCACCTCGACCTTCTTGATCCCGCGTCCCTGCGCCCAGGCGACCCCACCGATGGTCGTGCGGCCGGGGTCGAGACGCGCCAAGGGGGCTGGGGTGTCGATCCGTGACTGCGTCTTCACCGTGCCGTCGGTGGCCCAGCCCCGCTCCGTCCAATACGCGCTCTGCTCGTCGTAGCGGGTCACGGTCATCCGGGTCAGCCACTTGGTGGCACCGACGAAGCCGTACAACCGGGGTGTGAGGAGCCGGGCCGGGAAACCACGCTCGGCCGCCAGGGGCTCACCGTTCATGCCGACCGCCACGAGGGCGTCGCGGTCGTCGAGCAGAGCGGTCAGGGGTGTGGAGATCGTCATCCCGTCCGTCGAGGTGGACAGCACCTGCAGGTCCGGGTCGCGTGAGTCGTCCTCCAGGCCGGCGCGGGCGAAGAGCTCACGGGTGAGGACACCGAGCCAGCGGGCATTGCCGATGTAGGGGCCGCCGACGGGGTTGGACACGCAGTTGAGCGTGATGTCCCGCTCGACCGCGGGCATGGCGAGCAGCTCGTCGAGATCGATCGTGAAGGGATCCGGCACGTCACCATCGATGGTCAACGACCAGTCGCGCGGGTCGACCTTCGGCACGAGCAGGGCGGTGTCGATCCGGTAGAAGTCCTTGGCCGGGGTGACGAAGGGGGCGATGCCCGCCTTGCCCAGGTCCGCCCCCTTCGCCAGCGGTGGCAGGGGGTCGACGGCGGGAGGCAGGGTGATCGTGGTGGGTGCACGACGGTGGATGAGCGTTTGGCCACCGACCCCGAGGGCGGCTGCTCCGACGCCTGCGCCACCGAGTGCGAGGACCCCGCGGCGGGTCGGCTCGCCGGGCACGGCGTGGTCCGGGCGCAGGAGTGAGGTCCGGGAGACGAGCAGCTCCAGGGTGGCCACCCCGACGACGGCCGCGACGAGGGCCGGCAGCCACGCGAAGGAGCCCGTCTCCGGTCGCAGCACCGCGGCGGCACCGGCGAGTGCGGTGAGCAGCACCAGGACGGCGACCGCGGCGGCCCGGGAACGCAGCCGCAGCAGCCCGGCCAGTGCGGCCAGGAGCAGGGTGACGATGATGACCGATCCGATGAGGATGGGCTTGTCCGCGGTGCCGAACGTTGAGACCGCCCACTCCTTGACGGGTGTGGGGGTGAGGTTGATGACCTGGCCGCCGACGGCGAGCACAGGTGAGGCCGAGGGCGAGACGAGAGACGCGACCAGGTGGGCGGCAGCGCCACCGAGCGCGGTCGCGAGGATCCCGCATGCGGCTGCTGTGGCAGTGCGAACCTTCATGTCAAGGGGTTCGGCGCCGGCGGCGCAAACGGATTGATCGGGGACGGCGAAGGGCGCCGCCTGCGCCCGTGAGGGCGGGTCGACGCACCGGTGGCCGGAGCGATCAGGGTTGGTCGACGCCCTCGACGTCGACACCGGCACGCTCGACGCCGGTGATGAGCGCGTAGGTCGCGCCGGCGATGAGCGCACCGATGATCGGAGCGACCCAGAATGCCCACAGTTGGGCGGTGGCGCCGTCCTGGAAGAAGGCGACGGCGGTCGAGCGGGCCGGGTTGACCGAGGTGTTGCTGATCGGGATCGCGATGAGGTGGATCAGGGTGAGGGACAGGCCGATGGCGATCGGTGCGAAGCCCACGGGCGCCCGCTCGTCGGTCGCACCGAGGATGACGTAGAGGAAGAAGGCCGTGAGGATGATCTCGGCGAGGAGCACGGCCATGAGCGAGTACCCGCCGGGGGAGTGCTCCGCGTACCCGTTGGCCGCGAAGCCGGCGCCGGCGTCGAAGCCCTCCTTGCCGCTGGCGATCACGAAGAGCACGACACCCGCAACGAGGCCCGCGACGACCTGGGTGACGACATAGGCCGGGACGTCCTTCCAGTGGAAGCGCTTGCCCATGGCCAGGCCGAGGGTGACGGCGGGGTTGAAATGACCGCCGGAGACGTGACCGACGGCGTAGACCATCGTCAGGACCGTCAGACCGAAGGCCAGAGCGACGCCGACGAAGCCGACACCCAAACCGGTGTCCTTTCCGTCGACGACGTGCTGGGCGGCGAAGATCGCAGTGCCACAGCCGCCGAGGACGAGCCAGAAGGTGCCCAGGAACTCGGCGCCGAGACGGTGGGGGAGTGAATGAGTCAACGCGGGCCGCCGTTCGTGGAGGCCGGGCTGGAATCTCCGGTCCGGAGTGGCCAGCATGGTGGAAAAGGCCGCCGCGCGCGACTGCACCACCCCGAGGGCAGGACGAAGGGGAGAGGACACCTGCGAGGGGTGCGTCGTCAACTACGTGGACAGGCGGGGAGGTGGACGCCGGCGAGGCTGGAGACGCTAGAGGTACCGGAGTCCGAGGCGGACACTGCCGACGACGCGGCCCCAGGCGTGGGCCGCTTCTCGGACCCAGGTCCACCGGTAGGACTCGGAGACGATCGCCAGAGGCATCCTGAGGGAGAGTCTCCCCCAGCGGCCGACGGTCCGCGGCCAGCTCGATCGCGGCATACCGCTCTCGCGGAAGTCGCGGTAGAGCTGCACCTGCGCCTGGCCCGTGCGGTAGGACTTGCGGGCTGCTGAACGCAGCGTGGTCCGATGGCGGTAGGCGACGACTGCGTCCCGGACATACTGCAACTCGTATCCGGCGAGCTGGACGCGCCAGCAGAACTCGGTGTCGGTGCTGCCGTACGCGTAGTCCTCGCAGAAGCCGCCGACCTCCTTCCAGACGGAGCGCCGTACTCCGAAGTTCGCGGCGATGGCGCGGGGGAGGAAGCCGCCGGCGATGGGGAGCGCGTCAGGGTGACGGGGCATGTATCCGTGCGGGAAGGTGTCGTTGTCGAGACGACCGCCTACCGCGTGGTGTTCGTCGAGCGCGGCGGAGAGTGCGCGAACCCAGGACACGTCGACGACGTCATCGGCATCGCAGAAGAGCAGATGGTCACTCCGTGCCTGCTCGGCGCCGGTGTTGCGGGCGGCGTTGGCGCCGGCACGCTCACAGCTGAACGAGCGCACCCGCGGGAAGCGGTCTGCGTGCTCCCGGATGATGTCGGGTGACTCGTCGCTCGAGCCATCGTCGACCACCAGCAACTCCCACTTGATGTCGGCGTCCTGAAGGGCCAGGGCTGCCAGCTGGTCAGGCAGGGTCTTCGCGGCGTTGCGGACGGGGATGATCACACTGGCAGTGACACCGGTGCCCTGTCCCGGCACGGTGCTCAGCCTTCGCGGTCGTGGGCGTCGATGAAGCCCTGGATGTCGTCGGACACGAGCTGGGGCATGGCGGCGACGAGGCGATCTTCGCTCCAGTCCCACCACTTGATACGTAACAACGCCTCGATCTGCTCGGGAGCGAAGCGGAACCCGGAGACGCGGGCGGGGTTGCCGACCACAACGGCATAGGGAGGAGCGTTCTGCCGCACCACGCTGCCGGCACCGACGATGACGCCGTCCCCCAGACTGACTCCGGACAGGATGAGGGAGCCGTGTCCGATCCATACGTCGTTGCCGATGGTCACGTCTCCGCCGGTCACCGTCGGCCGGTGAGCGAGCTCTCCGCTGGCCTCCTTGAAGGGTGGGTAGGACGGGAACCGGTAGGTCGAGACGAAGTCCGCCTGGTGCTCCCCACCGAGGACGATTCGGGTGCCGTAGGCGAACGAGCAGAACTGACCGACTGTCAACCCGCATCCGGGCGTCCGGTAGGACACTGTCAGATGACCCCAGGAAAAGCGGCCGATCTGAAATTCTTCGAGGTCCGGGCGTTGGTCGAGACGTTGCGCGGGCGGAAGGAGGTCCGTGCGCGTGGGTCGTTGCAGGCGGCGTCGTACTCGCCTGGCCGCACTCCTGAACTGCTGACGCATCGCTTGTCCCCCGAGGCAGTGGTCCCGGGCGCCATCGCCCATGAGTGGCGAGTTTAGTGGATCGATGGGTCTCCCGGGGCCCTCACGACGTGGCGACACGTCGAGGCGGGTCTTCGTGCCGGCCTCGCCACCCCAGATTCCGGGGTGCTCATCCGCCGACGCGGTGTCCCCACGGGATGTATGTTGCGTGACAACGACCCTGAGGAGCGGATGTGCCGATGAGTCTGCGTCATACCCACTGCGGCTCCCCGGGTCTCGGGCCGTGAATCAGCCGGAGACGCGACAGCGGTCCGGGCCTCTCCACACCGTGGTTCGCCTACGACGTGCGTGGCATCGCCTCTCGCCGTTCTTCCGCTCTTCCAAGATCCTTCTTGGCGCGGTCGTGGTGGTGTCGATCGTGGCCGGTTTCGTCGAGGCGGGCCTGTTGACGTTGATAGCGACGATGGCGGTCGGGGCGGCCGAGGGCCAGAGTGGCGTCAACTATGACCTGGGTCCCGTGACGATGCAGATGGATCGTTCCACGACCTTTGCGGTTGCCATCGCAATGTCACTGTTGCGCGCTGGCCTCCAACTGGTCCTGGCCTACCTCCCCGCGCGGATGAGCGCTCAGGTGCTGGCCGACATACGGATCCAGTTGTTCGAGGCATTCACTTCGGCGTCCTGGTCCGTGAAGTCCATGGAGCGCGATGGGGCATTCCAGAATCTCATGATGCAGAACGCGTCCTACGCGGGAATGACCGTGATCAGCATGGGCGTGGGTCTGACTGCGACGATCATGTTCGTGACCATGGCTGTGGGAGCCTTCCTGCAGAACATCGTGGCTGCAGCAGTCTTCCTGGTAGCCGCTGTCGCTCTCTTCATCGTGCTACGACCGATGTCGCGCCGTCTGCGGCGGCACGCCAAGCGGCTGAGCGGCGAGAACATATCCTTCACCAACACCGTCCAGGAAGTCGTCCTGATGGCCGAGGAGACGGAGGTCTTCGGCGCCACGAGCGCCTTCCGCTCCGGCTTCCACGACCATGTCGAGTCCGTCCGGAATCCATACGTTCGCACGCGTTTCATGTCGATGGCGCTGCCCGGGCTCTACCAGAGCGTGGCGATGCTGCTCCTGGTGGTTGCGTTGATCGTCGTGGCACTGGTCGGCGCCGGCGAGCTCGCCGCGCTCGCGGCTGTCATCCTGCTGCTCATCCGTGCGCTCACGTACGCCCAGCAGATCCAGACCGCGGTGACGACCATCGATGAGCGGGTGCCCTTCCTCAACCACATCGCCGATGCCCTGGGCCGCTACCGTGCCAATCCGCAACAGGATGGTGTCGAGCCACTAGACGAGATCAGGGTCATCGAGCTCTCGCGCATCGCTCTTGCCTACCGGCCGGGCGTCGATGTTCTGAACGACGTGAGCTTCGATCTACACCGGGGTGAGGCGATTGGGATCGTCGGGCCCTCCGGTGCGGGCAAGTCCTCGATCGTCCAGGTCCTGCTGCGGCTGCGCGACCCACATGAAGGGGCGTTGCTCGTCAATGGCAGGGACGTGCGCAGGACTCGACGTGCGGACTGGCAGAGGCAGGTCGCCTACGTGCCCCAGTCCGCGCAGGTGATCTGGGGAACGGTGCGGGAGAACATTGCTCTGCACCGGGACTGGCTCACCGAGGAGCAGATCGTGTCGGCAGCCAAGCAGGCGCACATCCACGACGACATCGTCTCGTGGCCGAAGGGTTACGACACCATCATCGGGCAGCGTGTGAACGCCGTGTCTGGTGGTCAACGCCAACGTATCTGCCTGGCGAGAGCACTGGTCGAGGACCCTGCTGTTCTCGTGCTCGACGAACCCACCAGCGCCCTGGACGCCCGCTCGGAGGAGCTCGTCCAGAAGTCACTCGAGGAGATCAAGAAGCACACGATCACAGTCCTGGTCGCGCATCGGCTCTCGACGCTGGCCGTGTGTGACCGCGTGGTCGTGATGGTTGACGGTCGGGTCTCGGGTCTCGGCCCGCAGGAGGAGCTGATCGAGCAGAGCGACTTCTTCCGTGAGGTGCACGAGATCACGCGGCGTCAGAGCCGGGCCTGATCCGCCTTGGAGAGCGCGACGACCGTGGCCATGGCATGGTCGGGCGTCTGCGCCATCGAGACGCGGAAGGCACAGGCGCCACGCTCGGCGGCCAACGCACGCAGCCTCCCGTGGAGACTCAGCCCGGGCTGCAGGGTGACCTCGATGTCGCGCCAGGGAACGGGGCCGTTGGCTGACACCCGTAGCGCCTTCACGGTGGCCTCCTTGGTCGCCAGCAGCGCGGCCACGTGCAGGGCCTCCGATCCACCCGGCCGGATCTCCAGCTCGGAGGCGCGGAACCACCGCTCGAGGAAGCGCGGGCCACCCCTTTCGATCAGGCGGGTGAGGCGAGCGACGTCCACGATGTCCGTGCCCAGCCCGATGATGCCCATGGGCTCACTCACGCAACGCCGTCGCGATCACCGTGATCAGGTCAGCTGCCACCGTGTCCGCGCCGTCCTCGTTGAGATGTCCGTGGTCGCGCGCCCGGGCCCGGTCGAGCGCGTGGTAGGTCCGCCCGCGGTGCCATCCGACGGTGCCGTGGCCGCTCTTGGCGGTGGATTCGATGGAGGCGATGTCGAAGAGGCGCTCGGTCCTGGGGTGCTCCGCACGAACCAACGCGTTGAAGTCATCTCTTGCGATGTTGTGCTCGGGCCCGTGCCGGTCGCCGCGTCCCAGCCACCCCTTCAGTGTTGCGACACGGCCGCGCTTGGTCGTCAGGGGCACCGTCGCCGGCACGAAGGCGACGTTCGGGTACTCCGTGCTGAGGGCGGACAGAGTATCCCTGTAGGCGGCGAAGATCCCGGTGACGTCGCTCCCCGCTCGAATGTCCGCGTAGCACAGTTTCAGGACTGCCGCGTCGGCCCAGTCACCAATGCCTCCACGCACGAGTGCGGCGTACTCGTCAACCTTGCCGAGCGGGTCACCATTCTCGCCGATGCGGGTGTGAACCAGATGGTCACCGGGCTCGGCGTCAGCGAGTTCAGCGACCCGAGGAGCCGGCAGGTCGTGGGTGGCGTACAGGCGGGGGACGGCGTCGAGGACGGCGCGGCCGACGGACTGGTGGGCGAAGAACACGTGCGCGTTGCTGACTGCGACAAGATCTGCGTGCGACACGTTCAGGACGAGTCGATGCATGATGCGCCCCTCTCCAGCCGACTCAGGAGTCGGCGGCCAGTGCCTTCAGGTCAGCCTTGACGATCTTGCCGTTCGGGTTCAGTGGCAGGCCCGGGATCGGGTGCACCTCATGCGGGACGAGGTGGCGGGCCAGGGTGCTCCGACAGTGGGCCAACACCTGTTCGGGAGTGACCTCGATGTCGTCGGCAGCCACGTAGAAGAGGACGATGGACTCGCCCGCCGCCTCGTCGGGCCTGCCCACCGCGGCGGCGGCATGCACGCCGGGCATCGCGACCACTGCGTCCTCGATCTCCTGGCTGGACACGCGGATGCCCCAGGACTTGATGAAGTCGGCCTTGCGGTCGACGATGTGGATGAAGCCGTCGGGATCGGCGTAGGCGAGATCACCAGTGCGCAGTCCGCTGTCCACGAATCGCGTGCCCGTGCCCTCCGGGTCCCTCCAGTACCCCTTCGTGATGCTCTCCCCGCGGGCGAAGACCTCGCCCACAGACCCGGCGGCGACCTCCCGTCCGTCGTCGTCGACCACGCTCAGGGTGACGCCGGGAATCCCCCGTCCCACCGAGCCGCGGCGCTCCTCGCGCAGTTCCGGGGGCAGGTAGGAAAGCCGTGAGGTGGCCTCTGTTGCGCCGTACATCACGAAGAGCCGAGCCTGGGGCTGGCTGGCGGCCACGGCGTCGACCTGTGGTTGGGGCAGGCGCCCACCGGCCTGCTGGAGCAGCCGCAGTGACGGCAGTGGAGTGGTCCTGAACGAGCTGGCGCGAAGGAGGTGCTGATATGTGGAAGGCACCCCGGCCAGGCCGGTGCAGGCGTCCCGTCGGATCGTGTCGATCACCGTCTCGGGGAAGGCGAAGGTGTCGCAGATCGAGAGACTGGCACCTGCGCGCAGGTGCGTGTGCAGCAGTGATGCGCCGTAGCAGTAGGAGAAGGGGAGCACGACCACGATCCGGTCCTCGGGGGTGAGCTCGAGGTACTGCAGGATCGAGTCGGTGTTCGCCCGGATGTTGCGGTGGCTGACGCGCACTGCTCGTGGCGCCGAGGTCGTCCCGGAGGTGAACATGAGCACGGCGTCGTCGTCAGCGTCCACTGCTGCGAAGGGCGCGAGAGCGGAAGGCAGCGGCTCCTCGAGCAGCGACGGGCCGGCTACCCGGGTGACGGCGTCCGCCACCCCGGCGGCGGTGGCCCTGAGAGCTGGATCGATGAAGAACGTGTCGCAGTCGACGAACTCGGCCTTCGCGAGCACGTCACGGGTCGTCAGGGTAGTGGCGAACGGAACCGCCACGTGCCCGGATCGCAGGATGGCCAAGTACGACGCGGCCCAGAAGAGCGAGTTGCGGCTGAACAACCCGACCCTGGATCCGGGAGGCAGGTCCCATGTCGCGATGGATCGAGCCAGGGCACTCGTCGCCCGTCGGAGCGTGGCATAGGTGTGGGGACCGTCGCGGTCGATGATCGCGAGGTCCTCGTCGCGGCCCGCGCGCAGGAGCAGATCGCCGACATTGGCGGATTGCTGGACCACCTGCCACCCCTTGCTGGGTCGAAATCCGGGTTTCGTACCGCGGTCCTAGGGTAGCGTGACTGCCACGCCGACGGCAGGGGTCGATCCACGAGCGCTGGAGTGAGGTTGGAATGGGCGATAACGTGCTGAGTCAGGTTCGTCAGTTCATTCTGACCAACTTCCTCTTTGGCGATGCGTCCAAGATGCCGGGCGACTCTGACTCGCTACTGGCCAGCGGCATCCTCGATTCGACCGGGGTTCTCGAGCTGGTCGAGTTCCTCGAGGGTGATCTCGGAGTACCGGTGGCCGACCACGAAACGATCCCGGCGAACCTGGACAGCATGGAGAGCGTCACGGCCTTCGTGACCCGGAAACAAGCCGATTCGCCTATGTGATCCCACTGTCTGAGGCAGTATCGTTGTCGTGTACTGGTGCTGGTGGCACGCAGGTCCGCCCGCAGGAGGTCTGGATGCGACGAGTACGACGCCTCAACACTCGGCTGTGGGCAGTGCTCGGGGTGTCCGCTGTGGCCGTCACTGTGGGGTGCTCAGCGTCTGCACCGGAGGATGAGCCGCGAGGTGGACCCGCACCGAGTTCCTCCCGGTCACCGACGAGCGGCATCGACCCCGCGGACCCGGATGAGCCCGA from Janibacter cremeus includes these protein-coding regions:
- a CDS encoding 4'-phosphopantetheinyl transferase superfamily protein, which gives rise to MSEPMGIIGLGTDIVDVARLTRLIERGGPRFLERWFRASELEIRPGGSEALHVAALLATKEATVKALRVSANGPVPWRDIEVTLQPGLSLHGRLRALAAERGACAFRVSMAQTPDHAMATVVALSKADQARL
- a CDS encoding AMP-binding protein, encoding MVQQSANVGDLLLRAGRDEDLAIIDRDGPHTYATLRRATSALARSIATWDLPPGSRVGLFSRNSLFWAASYLAILRSGHVAVPFATTLTTRDVLAKAEFVDCDTFFIDPALRATAAGVADAVTRVAGPSLLEEPLPSALAPFAAVDADDDAVLMFTSGTTSAPRAVRVSHRNIRANTDSILQYLELTPEDRIVVVLPFSYCYGASLLHTHLRAGASLSICDTFAFPETVIDTIRRDACTGLAGVPSTYQHLLRASSFRTTPLPSLRLLQQAGGRLPQPQVDAVAASQPQARLFVMYGATEATSRLSYLPPELREERRGSVGRGIPGVTLSVVDDDGREVAAGSVGEVFARGESITKGYWRDPEGTGTRFVDSGLRTGDLAYADPDGFIHIVDRKADFIKSWGIRVSSQEIEDAVVAMPGVHAAAAVGRPDEAAGESIVLFYVAADDIEVTPEQVLAHCRSTLARHLVPHEVHPIPGLPLNPNGKIVKADLKALAADS
- a CDS encoding acyl carrier protein, whose translation is MGDNVLSQVRQFILTNFLFGDASKMPGDSDSLLASGILDSTGVLELVEFLEGDLGVPVADHETIPANLDSMESVTAFVTRKQADSPM